The Spirosoma radiotolerans genome has a window encoding:
- a CDS encoding alpha/beta hydrolase family protein → MKNRPSVNQRCQRVFCVGIMGLLSMANLIAQSPDFQKMTPEERTAYMNKMRAASQEDWQKMMDKLHLTLPTLPSPAEDPKRPPHLNPKEGSTNWFDEAGQTHVRSGWGNWTNYDEVIASNYKLPDPLLLKNGKPVTNAATWWKQRRPEILADYQTEIYGKTPANTPGVTFGPTGTDSTVLAGKAIRKMLLGRIDNARYPAATPSIPITYYRPVNAKGKIPMMVIVWGSFPQPLPSIEKLIDAGWAVALVNTGAIQMDSGAGLHEGIIGLMNGGKDRKPDDWGVLAAWSWGLSRVLDHFEKDSGINAKQIGIQGHSRWGKTALLAGALDPRWAIVFASCSGSMGASLEKRSFGETIDNVAGSGEYHWMAGNFLKYGGNWAAMPVDAHDLMALIAPRPLFITGGTKDSWADPKGEFLACVGASPVYTLLGKKGVGTNEMPAPDVALIDGDLAFRNHEGGHVDILDWPVFLEFAKREFKLK, encoded by the coding sequence ATGAAAAATCGTCCATCAGTCAATCAACGCTGCCAACGGGTGTTTTGTGTAGGTATAATGGGTTTGCTGTCAATGGCCAATCTAATTGCCCAATCCCCCGACTTTCAGAAAATGACGCCGGAGGAACGGACGGCCTATATGAATAAAATGCGGGCGGCCAGCCAGGAAGACTGGCAGAAAATGATGGATAAGCTCCATCTGACGTTGCCGACCCTGCCATCTCCTGCCGAAGATCCTAAACGGCCACCGCATCTCAACCCAAAAGAGGGCTCTACCAACTGGTTCGATGAAGCAGGCCAGACACACGTCCGGTCGGGGTGGGGGAATTGGACGAATTACGACGAAGTTATAGCCAGCAACTATAAACTTCCTGACCCGCTGTTATTGAAAAACGGCAAGCCCGTCACGAATGCGGCTACCTGGTGGAAACAGCGCCGACCCGAAATTCTGGCTGATTACCAGACGGAGATTTACGGCAAAACGCCTGCCAACACGCCCGGCGTAACCTTTGGCCCCACCGGAACCGATAGCACAGTTCTGGCTGGTAAGGCGATCCGAAAAATGCTGCTTGGCCGCATTGACAACGCCCGATATCCGGCGGCAACTCCGAGTATTCCCATTACCTACTACCGACCGGTTAATGCCAAAGGGAAAATTCCGATGATGGTCATTGTGTGGGGCTCGTTTCCGCAGCCGTTGCCTAGTATCGAAAAACTGATTGATGCCGGCTGGGCCGTTGCCCTCGTCAATACGGGTGCCATTCAGATGGATAGTGGCGCCGGTTTACACGAAGGCATTATCGGGCTAATGAATGGAGGAAAAGACCGGAAGCCTGACGACTGGGGCGTGTTGGCGGCCTGGAGCTGGGGACTTAGCCGGGTGCTCGATCACTTTGAGAAAGACAGCGGCATCAACGCCAAACAGATTGGTATTCAGGGACATTCGCGTTGGGGTAAAACGGCCCTGCTGGCCGGAGCGCTCGACCCACGCTGGGCCATCGTTTTCGCCAGTTGCTCGGGGTCGATGGGCGCTTCGTTGGAGAAGCGCAGCTTCGGCGAAACCATTGATAACGTAGCAGGTTCGGGTGAATACCATTGGATGGCTGGAAATTTCCTGAAGTATGGCGGCAACTGGGCTGCGATGCCCGTTGATGCCCACGACTTAATGGCGCTCATTGCGCCCCGACCGCTGTTTATTACCGGTGGCACGAAAGATAGTTGGGCCGACCCCAAAGGGGAGTTTCTGGCCTGCGTTGGGGCAAGCCCGGTTTATACGTTACTTGGTAAAAAGGGCGTTGGAACAAACGAGATGCCTGCCCCCGATGTGGCCCTCATTGACGGCGACCTGGCTTTCCGCAATCACGAAGGCGGCCATGTCGACATACTCGACTGGCCTGTTTTTCTGGAATTTGCGAAGCGGGAGTTTAAGTTGAAATAA
- the uxuA gene encoding mannonate dehydratase, whose amino-acid sequence MGMLQTMRWFGPNDPVSLMDIRQAGCAGVVTALHQISVGELWTVEAITERKQLIEAANHQYSPLQWAVVESLPVHEDIKKGRPTRTDYIETYKQSIRNLAACGIKTVCYNFMPVLDWSRTNLSYEMPDGSRALRFVWEDFAVFDLYILKRPGAMIDYEPEIVESARQKFDQMTPGQITDLSNVVLLGLPGSEEAFTLDTFQGLLNEYASIGDAELRQNLYYFIQQVAPVAQEVGVNLCIHPDDPPYPLLGLPRVVSTEADLARLLDACDVIANGITFCTGSLGIRSDNDLPGMIQRFGERIHFIHLRTTKRESAETATRPGNFHEADHLAGDVDMYAVVKAIVLEQKRRAQQGVGETAIPMRPDHGHQMLDDLHKKTYPGYSAIGRLRGLAEIRGLEIGIERSL is encoded by the coding sequence ATGGGAATGTTACAAACCATGCGGTGGTTCGGGCCCAATGACCCGGTTTCATTGATGGATATTCGGCAGGCGGGCTGCGCGGGCGTCGTTACGGCCTTGCACCAGATTTCGGTGGGTGAATTATGGACGGTTGAGGCTATAACCGAACGAAAACAACTCATCGAAGCGGCTAATCACCAGTATTCGCCCTTGCAGTGGGCAGTGGTCGAGAGTCTGCCAGTTCATGAAGACATCAAGAAGGGGAGGCCAACGCGCACAGACTATATCGAGACGTATAAACAGTCGATTCGAAACTTGGCGGCTTGTGGTATCAAAACCGTTTGCTACAACTTCATGCCGGTGCTGGACTGGTCGCGCACGAACCTTAGTTACGAAATGCCCGACGGCTCGCGGGCACTCCGGTTTGTTTGGGAAGATTTCGCCGTCTTCGATCTGTACATACTCAAACGACCCGGCGCCATGATCGACTACGAACCCGAAATTGTCGAATCGGCTCGTCAGAAGTTTGATCAAATGACACCCGGACAGATTACTGATTTGTCGAATGTTGTTTTGCTCGGCTTACCCGGTTCCGAAGAAGCCTTTACCCTCGATACGTTTCAGGGTTTGTTGAACGAGTACGCGTCCATTGGCGATGCCGAACTTCGCCAGAATCTCTATTACTTTATTCAACAGGTAGCTCCGGTAGCGCAGGAAGTGGGCGTGAATCTGTGCATTCACCCCGACGATCCGCCATATCCGTTGCTGGGGCTGCCCCGCGTTGTCAGTACCGAAGCCGACCTGGCCCGACTGCTGGACGCCTGCGACGTAATCGCCAACGGCATTACGTTCTGTACAGGCTCTCTGGGCATTCGCTCCGATAATGATTTGCCGGGTATGATACAGCGATTTGGCGAACGGATTCATTTCATCCATCTGCGTACAACCAAACGAGAGTCAGCTGAAACGGCGACCCGGCCCGGCAATTTCCATGAAGCGGATCATCTGGCGGGCGATGTCGATATGTATGCCGTCGTGAAAGCCATTGTGCTGGAACAGAAACGGCGGGCGCAACAGGGTGTTGGCGAAACGGCCATTCCCATGCGCCCCGATCACGGTCACCAGATGCTCGACGATTTGCACAAGAAAACCTATCCCGGCTATTCGGCCATTGGCCGACTCCGTGGATTGGCCGAGATTCGGGGATTAGAAATAGGCATTGAGCGGAGTTTGTAA
- a CDS encoding alpha-glucuronidase family glycosyl hydrolase has product MKRILLFLLLISQLAVADDGYRLWLKYDLIKDMPKREAYARSAQFIAVTGTSPMLKSAADELQMGLQGLLGKSVPIIANATSRTGGIVLSVANGPAAGSQILMADGYRLTSRRAGNLTISGKTNAGVLYGVFALLRQVQTGQSIDNLAVTSNPKIQYRLLNHWDNTNGTIERGYAGESLWKWYELPETVDPRYRDYARANASLGINGTVVNNVNASARFLTDEYIQKVAALANVFRAYGIRIYLSVYFPAPKTLGSLTPNGLKTADPLDPAVRKWWAEKTKDIYKAIPDFGGFLVKANSEGEPGPQDYGRTHADGANMLAEALKPYDGIVLWRAFVYKSDPKSDRFKAAYEEFTPLDGTFDKKVIIQVKNGPIDFQPREPYSPLFGNMPKTPLAMEFQITQEYLGFATHWVYEAPLFKECLDTDTHVKDKGTGSTVANVIDGSLHQYAMTAIAGVANTGSDRNWTGNPMAQANWYAYGRLAWDHTLTSEGIAREWVNMTLTSEPKAVKTITDLMLRSRNIYVSYNTPLGLSRPWAGVHFAPEPWQEKSPRPDWTAIYYHRADSIGLGFDRTATGSNALAQYRPEVQKIWQNPDTCPLPYLLWFHHVPWTKKLATGRTLWDELCTHFYTGADSVGWMQQQWAQVKPAIDPQIFADVTGRLATQHNEAIWWRDSWVLYLQTYSKQPIPAPFQKPDRTLEDVKRLSEIYKLR; this is encoded by the coding sequence ATGAAACGGATATTACTTTTTCTTCTATTGATTAGTCAGTTGGCCGTGGCGGACGATGGTTACCGGCTGTGGCTGAAATATGATCTGATTAAAGACATGCCCAAACGGGAAGCGTATGCCCGTTCGGCGCAGTTTATTGCGGTGACGGGTACCAGCCCAATGCTGAAATCAGCGGCCGATGAACTTCAAATGGGCTTGCAGGGCTTGCTCGGCAAATCGGTGCCCATTATTGCCAATGCCACAAGCCGAACGGGGGGAATTGTTTTATCGGTGGCAAATGGACCTGCTGCCGGATCACAGATACTTATGGCGGACGGCTATCGATTGACCAGCCGGAGAGCGGGTAATCTGACGATTTCTGGCAAGACCAACGCGGGTGTGTTATACGGCGTTTTTGCTTTGCTGCGACAGGTGCAAACGGGTCAGTCCATCGATAATCTTGCCGTAACCAGCAATCCCAAAATACAATACCGGTTGCTTAACCACTGGGACAATACCAACGGCACCATCGAACGTGGGTATGCGGGGGAGTCGCTCTGGAAATGGTACGAACTCCCCGAAACGGTTGATCCCCGTTACCGCGATTATGCCCGCGCCAATGCATCGCTGGGCATCAACGGAACGGTGGTCAATAACGTCAATGCCAGCGCCCGTTTTCTGACCGATGAATACATTCAGAAAGTAGCCGCGCTGGCCAACGTTTTCCGGGCGTACGGAATCCGGATTTACCTGTCGGTTTATTTTCCGGCTCCTAAAACGCTTGGTAGCCTAACGCCCAACGGACTTAAAACGGCCGATCCGCTCGATCCGGCCGTGAGGAAATGGTGGGCCGAAAAAACCAAAGATATTTACAAAGCCATCCCCGATTTTGGCGGGTTTCTGGTTAAAGCGAATTCCGAGGGAGAGCCGGGACCGCAGGATTACGGCCGTACCCACGCCGACGGAGCCAACATGTTGGCTGAAGCCCTCAAACCGTACGACGGCATTGTACTCTGGCGAGCTTTTGTCTATAAATCTGATCCTAAGTCTGACCGTTTCAAAGCGGCCTACGAAGAGTTTACGCCCCTGGATGGAACGTTCGACAAGAAGGTGATTATTCAGGTGAAAAATGGACCGATTGATTTTCAGCCCCGTGAGCCTTACTCGCCCCTGTTTGGCAACATGCCCAAAACGCCCCTGGCCATGGAGTTTCAAATCACGCAGGAGTATCTCGGTTTCGCGACGCATTGGGTATATGAAGCGCCCTTGTTTAAAGAATGTCTGGACACGGATACCCACGTAAAAGATAAAGGAACGGGCTCGACCGTGGCGAACGTAATTGATGGCAGCTTACACCAGTACGCCATGACGGCCATTGCGGGGGTAGCGAACACGGGCTCCGATCGAAACTGGACCGGAAACCCGATGGCGCAGGCCAACTGGTACGCCTACGGCCGGCTGGCGTGGGATCATACGTTAACGTCGGAAGGCATCGCTCGTGAGTGGGTCAACATGACGCTTACGTCGGAGCCGAAGGCCGTAAAGACAATTACAGACTTGATGCTCCGGTCGCGGAATATTTACGTCAGCTACAATACCCCACTTGGACTGTCGCGTCCGTGGGCGGGTGTTCACTTTGCACCCGAACCTTGGCAGGAAAAAAGCCCCCGTCCTGACTGGACCGCCATTTATTACCATCGCGCCGACTCGATCGGATTGGGCTTTGACCGGACGGCAACGGGGAGTAATGCCCTGGCACAGTATCGGCCGGAAGTACAAAAAATATGGCAGAACCCGGACACTTGTCCGCTGCCCTACCTGCTCTGGTTTCATCATGTACCCTGGACAAAGAAGCTGGCTACCGGGCGAACGCTTTGGGATGAACTTTGTACTCACTTTTACACCGGCGCTGATTCAGTTGGCTGGATGCAGCAGCAATGGGCACAGGTTAAACCGGCTATTGACCCGCAAATTTTTGCAGACGTAACGGGTCGTCTGGCTACCCAGCACAACGAAGCCATCTGGTGGCGGGACTCCTGGGTTTTGTATTTACAGACGTACTCGAAACAACCGATTCCCGCGCCGTTTCAGAAACCCGACCGGACGCTGGAGGATGTAAAACGATTATCTGAAATTTATAAACTACGCTAG